In one Corythoichthys intestinalis isolate RoL2023-P3 chromosome 16, ASM3026506v1, whole genome shotgun sequence genomic region, the following are encoded:
- the znf750 gene encoding zinc finger protein 750, translated as MATPQERKPKRPHYIPRPPGKPFKYQCFQCPFTCNEKSHLFNHMKYNLCKNSISLMSQKNSHTARQHKVATKPIPVKSTDGATSPEASIQQEVETSDSSEDVDIESDGAVENDSPSLPKNVDSLPRPSAFSTVKPIRNVVEPLNSPSPLSDGPQTPIPTLERQPFPWTFKPFHMEYTPYMRPFYSSYYQPARQTANETNSSLRLDFPDSQRPVMPQAIVPPPASLFASYPYQYCHPLHSGQPFPYSLYGPHELLRYLPFDWYAQPRASKDYDFYMQSGHNRFAEQEQLRQSKEKDTRLSPKEGCSALGSPDIPSHRYSEEEKNMQTDARRKDTAESLLQLGTLLVGTGSTESSSYSGVSDSCPEATSEQEKGDNRSASAPLNLSVRNQDISENEAPLNLSIRSPCALEDADQTDEEACDQRKTAALALCQLAIASSAASLQDFVAGKPAENEKLISESDSRKNIGLQGGANVTGMKRVAGNNTHKPKKRKMAVRVMRRKPRYC; from the exons ATGGCTACTCCTCAAGAACGCAAACCCAAAAGACCTCATTACATTCCTCGTCCACCAGGGAAACCATTCAAGTACCAATGTTTCCAGTGTCCCTTCACCTGCAATGAAAAGTCTCATCTCTTTAACCACATGAAATACAACTTGTGCAAAAACTCCATCTCCCTGATGTCACAGAAAAACAGTCACACGGCTCGCCAGCACAAGGTTGCCACGAAGCCCATCCCGGTGAAATCTACCGATGGCGCGACATCGCCGGAAGCTTCCATTCAACAGGAGGTTGAGACGAGTGATTCGTCAGAAGACGTTGACATTGAGAGCGATGGAGCGGTGGAGAACGACAGCCCGAGTTTGCCAAAAAATGTTGATTCCCTGCCTCGCCCGTCCGCCTTTTCCACTGTCAAACCCATTCGTAACGTAGTTGAGCCCTTAAATTCGCCTTCGCCCCTCTCGGACGGTCCACAAACTCCTATTCCTACATTAGAGCGCCAACCATTCCCTTGGACCTTCAAACCATTCCATATGGAATACACTCCTTATATGCGGCCTTTCTATTCCTCATATTACCAACCTGCGAGACAGACCGCCAACGAGACCAATTCTTCTCTCCGACTTGACTTTCCAGATTCCCAAAGACCAGTAATGCCGCAAGCCATCGTTCCGCCTCCTGCTTCACTCTTCGCCTCTTACCCGTACCAATACTGTCACCCTCTTCACTCAGGGCAGCCATTTCCTTATAGCCTGTACGGACCCCACGAACTGTTAAGATATCTCCCCTTTGACTGGTACGCACAACCACGAGCTTCGAAAGATTACGACTTCTACATGCAATCTGGACACAATCGTTTTGCCGAACAAGAACAACTCAGGCAAAGTAAAGAAAAGGACACCAGGCTGAGCCCGAAAGAGGGCTGTTCAGCTCTGGGCTCGCCCGACATACCCAGTCACAGGTACAGCGAGGAGGAGAAAAATATGCAGACTGACGCCAGGCGAAAGGATACAGCTGAAAGCTTGCTGCAGCTAGGAACTCTGCTTGTGGGCACAGG ATCGACTGAGAGCAGCAGTTATTCCGGCGTATCCGATTCGTGTCCAGAAGCCACCTCAGAACAGGAAAAAGGAGACAACAGAAGCGCATCAGCACCGCTAAACCTCTCAGTGAGGAACCAGGACATCTCCGAAAACGAGGCGCCGCTAAATCTCAGCATCCGCTCTCCCTGCGCTTTGGAAGATGCCGATCAAACAGATGAAGAAGCTTGCGACCAGAGGAAAACGGCGGCGTTGGCGCTCTGTCAACTCGCTATTGCCAGCTCGGCCGCTTCTTTGCAAGACTTTGTGGCGGGCAAACCAGCAGAAAATGAAAAACTAATTTCGGAGTCAGACTCAAGGAAAAACATCGGACTTCAGGGGGGGGCTAACGTAACGGGTATGAAACGCGTTGCTGGGAACAACACGCACAAACCAAAGAAAAGGAAAATGGCTGTGCGTGTTATGAGGAGGAAACCTCGTTACTGCTAA